Proteins encoded within one genomic window of Cryptomeria japonica unplaced genomic scaffold, Sugi_1.0 HiC_scaffold_270, whole genome shotgun sequence:
- the LOC131869846 gene encoding pathogenesis-related protein PR-4-like codes for MCDECYMLSQWRYASFSAYTTLTTSTPYDSAGRNYDLGGLFCATIDSNQTLEFRSEYLWTAYCDQAGQPMELSLCGTCIQVTNDSTDQNVIVRIVDECHNGGLVLGTHAFNAIDKDGKGKHDGHMLTTYKFVGC; via the exons atgtgcgacgagtgttacatgctATCACAATGGCGTTATGCCTCCTTCAGTGCCTATACG ACATTGACCACGTCCACTCCGTATGATTCTGCTGGTCGTAATTACGACCTTGGTGGCCTATTTTGCGCTACAATTGACTCTAATCAGACATTAGAGTTTCGCAGCGAATACCTTTGGACTGCGTATTGTGACCAAGCCGGCCAGCCCATGGAACTTTCCCTCTGCGGCACATGCATCCAA GTGACAAATGATTCGACGGATCAGAATGTAATTGTACGAATTGTGGACGAGTGCCACAATGGAGGACTGGTTTTAGGAACTCATGCTTTTAATGCCATTGATAAGGATGGGAAAGGAAAGCATGATGGCCATATGCTTACTACCTACAAGTTCGTGGGGTGTTAG
- the LOC131030260 gene encoding pathogenesis-related protein PR-4-like, with product MASKIVRWIALCFFLASILCVNGETFTTSNPYDSAGRNYNIDGLFCATFDSKQPLEWRKEYLWAAYCDQAGKPMGSSLCGTCIQVKNDLTGENVTVRILDQCQNGGLVLETDAFNAIDGDGQGKNNGYLLTTYKFVDC from the exons ATGGCTTCCAAGATTGTGAGGTGGATTGCTCTATGCTTCTTCCTGGCTTCCATACTCTGTGTTAATGGCGAGACGTTTACCACGTCTAATCCGTATGATTCTGCTGGTCGTAATTACAACATTGATGGCCTATTTTGTGCTACATTTGACTCTAAGCAGCCCCTAGAGTGGCGCAAGGAATACCTTTGGGCTGCCTATTGTGACCAAGCCGGCAAGCCCATGGGATCTTCCCTCTGCGGCACCTGCATCCAA GTGAAAAATGATTTGACCGGTGAAAATGTGACCGTACGAATTCTGGACCAGTGCCAAAATGGAGGATTGGTGTTAGAAACAGATGCTTTTAATGCCATTGATGGAGATGGACAAGGAAAGAATAATGGTTATCTGCTTACTACCTACAAGTTCGTGGACTGTTAG